The following coding sequences are from one Arthrobacter sp. PvP023 window:
- a CDS encoding Nif3-like dinuclear metal center hexameric protein, protein MEPVNTDVAEDARNTADPAGAEHAEPAESSAVPTLGEVLLAVEELWPESLAEEWDEVGLVAGHPSAEVSRIMFAVDPTLDVIEEAIEWGAELLITHHPLLLKGVTSVAATTAKGKAVHRLIESGTGLLTVHTNGDSAVGGVSDVLADALGLHDVVPLTPAPNGLPEEGIGRVGDLEDVMTLGDFAARVFGILPSVAGGVRVSGDKDGLVRRVAVCGGAGDSLFNEVRASNADLFVTADLRHHPASEARENALNDRPYLIDVSHFASEWLWLPAAAEALGNVLSDQGHDVDIRVSTTNSDPWDFILTPGGD, encoded by the coding sequence CTGATCCCGCCGGTGCCGAGCACGCCGAACCCGCCGAATCATCCGCTGTACCCACGCTCGGCGAGGTCCTGCTGGCAGTGGAAGAGCTCTGGCCGGAGTCCCTGGCCGAGGAATGGGACGAGGTGGGACTGGTCGCCGGCCATCCGTCGGCAGAGGTCAGCAGGATCATGTTTGCGGTGGATCCCACCCTTGACGTCATCGAGGAAGCCATTGAGTGGGGCGCCGAACTCCTGATAACCCACCATCCGCTCCTGCTTAAAGGAGTCACCTCCGTTGCGGCCACGACCGCGAAGGGCAAGGCGGTCCACCGACTCATCGAGTCAGGGACCGGTCTCCTGACCGTCCACACCAACGGTGATTCCGCCGTCGGGGGCGTCTCCGATGTCCTGGCGGACGCACTGGGCCTCCACGATGTAGTGCCGCTCACGCCCGCGCCGAACGGCCTGCCGGAAGAAGGCATCGGCCGGGTGGGCGACCTTGAGGACGTCATGACGCTGGGAGACTTCGCCGCCCGGGTCTTCGGCATCCTGCCCTCGGTGGCCGGCGGCGTGAGGGTCTCAGGAGACAAGGACGGCCTGGTGCGGCGCGTCGCCGTGTGCGGCGGCGCGGGGGACTCCCTGTTCAATGAGGTCAGGGCGAGCAACGCCGACCTTTTTGTAACCGCGGACCTCCGCCACCACCCGGCGTCCGAAGCCCGTGAGAATGCCCTGAATGACCGGCCCTACCTCATCGACGTTTCGCACTTCGCCAGCGAGTGGTTGTGGCTGCCGGCGGCGGCCGAAGCATTGGGCAACGTCCTCAGCGACCAGGGCCACGACGTCGACATCAGGGTCAGCACCACCAACAGCGATCCGTGGGACTTCATTCTGACTCCGGGCGGGGACTAG
- a CDS encoding zinc ribbon domain-containing protein gives MAKAAPAEQLKLLELQGLDARLKSLSNRRRTIENDPRISDLQAALSVANGELGAAKVAVHDAEAELKRSEADVEQVASRIERDEARLNSGTGLSKDLVALQSDIASLNKRRSALEDVELEVMERLEGLRERQSAQQKIVDDVQGSFGGIRAELDAALAEIAAEAAEVGARRAEFAAGLDAGLLAIYEKTLAKRGVGAARLFHGKSEGSGMQLSPGDLAEIKAAAEDDIVFCPDSGCILVRSAEWA, from the coding sequence GTGGCCAAGGCAGCACCGGCGGAACAGTTGAAATTGCTCGAACTGCAAGGACTCGACGCCAGGCTCAAATCGCTGTCCAACCGCCGCCGGACCATCGAAAACGATCCACGGATCAGTGACCTCCAAGCGGCGCTGTCCGTTGCCAACGGCGAACTCGGAGCGGCGAAAGTGGCCGTTCACGACGCCGAAGCCGAGCTCAAGCGCTCTGAAGCGGACGTGGAGCAGGTGGCCTCGCGGATCGAACGGGACGAAGCACGGCTGAACAGCGGCACCGGCCTGTCCAAGGACCTTGTTGCCCTGCAAAGCGACATTGCCTCGCTCAACAAACGCCGGTCGGCCCTGGAAGACGTGGAACTGGAGGTCATGGAACGCCTGGAGGGGCTCCGTGAGCGTCAGTCGGCCCAGCAGAAGATCGTGGACGATGTCCAAGGCTCCTTTGGCGGGATCCGCGCGGAGCTCGACGCCGCCCTGGCCGAGATTGCCGCAGAGGCCGCAGAGGTAGGTGCCAGGCGTGCAGAGTTCGCCGCAGGCCTTGATGCCGGCCTGCTGGCAATCTATGAGAAGACCCTGGCCAAGCGCGGAGTGGGCGCGGCCCGGCTCTTCCATGGAAAGTCCGAAGGCTCGGGCATGCAGCTCAGCCCCGGTGACCTGGCCGAAATCAAAGCAGCCGCCGAGGACGACATCGTCTTCTGCCCCGACTCCGGCTGCATCCTGGTGCGCTCGGCCGAATGGGCCTAA
- a CDS encoding YaaA family protein gives MLILLPPSEGKTPAVHGDSVDWSALSFPGLNTYRAKVLDALGNVSAHRDALALLGVGASLSADVERNTRLHSEPAAPAHQVYSGVLYDALGYRSMTAAQRRKADESVVVISALWGAIRFADRVPAYRLSMGTSLPDVGRLASFWKPQISEALAAETEGELLVDCRSSTYSAAWAPPPAQTVAVNVFTETNGVRKVVSHFAKHTRGELARHLLTRRGSAPGTPAQLLKAAREKWESELVDGTPRKAHALNIVLPA, from the coding sequence GTGCTGATTCTGCTCCCCCCGTCCGAAGGCAAGACCCCCGCTGTCCATGGCGACTCCGTCGACTGGAGCGCCCTGAGCTTCCCCGGACTGAACACGTACCGCGCGAAGGTCCTCGACGCACTGGGAAACGTCAGTGCCCACCGGGACGCCCTCGCACTGCTGGGCGTCGGCGCCTCGCTGAGTGCCGACGTCGAACGCAACACCCGGCTGCACAGCGAACCGGCGGCCCCCGCGCACCAGGTCTATTCGGGCGTCCTGTACGACGCGCTGGGCTACCGGTCGATGACGGCGGCGCAGCGCCGCAAGGCGGATGAATCGGTAGTGGTCATCTCCGCGCTCTGGGGCGCCATCCGCTTCGCCGACCGGGTGCCGGCCTACCGGCTGTCGATGGGAACGTCACTGCCCGACGTCGGCCGCCTCGCCTCGTTCTGGAAGCCCCAGATTTCCGAGGCCCTGGCGGCCGAGACCGAAGGGGAGCTCCTGGTGGACTGCCGCTCGAGCACCTATTCCGCCGCCTGGGCTCCCCCGCCGGCGCAGACGGTCGCCGTCAACGTCTTCACCGAAACCAACGGTGTGCGCAAGGTGGTCAGCCACTTCGCCAAGCACACCCGCGGCGAGCTGGCCCGGCACCTGCTGACACGCCGGGGCTCCGCTCCCGGGACCCCGGCCCAGCTGCTCAAGGCGGCCCGCGAAAAGTGGGAATCCGAACTAGTGGACGGTACTCCCCGCAAGGCGCACGCATTGAACATCGTCCTGCCGGCTTAG